The following are encoded together in the Equus quagga isolate Etosha38 chromosome 1, UCLA_HA_Equagga_1.0, whole genome shotgun sequence genome:
- the REXO4 gene encoding RNA exonuclease 4, translating into MDSEKQPQIIQQNREASPGKAKRDETGAKKAEHAASGGSAPSGAPAKASRAEHSEKGTKRRTNGDISLTQGDIKHKKRKAKEAAVALAPAPPTEEDIWFDDVDPADIEAAIGPEAAEIARKQLGQSKKNVTLVKEQAFGGLTKALALDCEMVGVGPSGEESIAARVSVVNQYGKCVYDKYVKPTQPVTDYRTAVSGIRPEHLRQGEEFEVVQKEVADMLRGRILVGHALHNDLKVLFLDHPKKMIRDTQKYKPFKSHVQSGRPSLKLLAEEILGIRVQQAEHCSIQDAQAAMRLYVMVKKEWESVARDRRPAAAAPARGSDDI; encoded by the exons ATGGATTCCGAAAAGCAGCCCCAAATTATCCAACAAAACAGAGAAGCCAGCCCGGGTAAAGCTAAGAGAGATGAGACGGGGGCAAAAAAAGCAGAGCACGCAGCCAGCGGGGGCTCTGCTCCTTCAGGAGCTCCTGCAAAGGCCAGCCGAGCAGAGCACAGTGAGAAAGGGACCAAGAGAAGGACAAATGGTGACATTTCTCTGACTCAAGGGGACATCAAGCATAAGAAGCGGAAAGCTAAGGAGGCGGCTGTAGCCTTGGCTCCAGCCCCGCCCACCGA GGAAGACATCTGGTTCGACGATGTTGACCCAGCGGACATTGAAGCAGCCATCGGCCCAGAGGCAGCCGAAATAGCGAGGAAACAGCTGGGGCAGAGCAAGAAGAACGTCACGCTGGTGAAGGAGCAGGCCTTCGGCGG TCTGACAAAAGCCTTGGCCCTGGATTGTGAGATGGTGGGCGTGGGCCCCAGCGGGGAAGAGAGCATCGCTGCCCGCGTGTCCGTTGTGAACCAGTACGGGAAGTGTGTTTATGACAAGTACGTCAAGCCTACGCAGCCAGTGACTGACTACAGGACGGCGGTCAGTGGGATCCGGCCAGAGCACCTTCGGCAGG GGGAGGAGTTTGAGGTGGTGCAGAAGGAGGTGGCAGACATGCTGAGGGGCCGCATTCTGGTCGGACACGCGCTGCATAACGATTTAAAG GTGCTGTTTTTAGACCACCCAAAAAAGATGATCCGAGACACACAGAAATATAAACCTTTCAAGAGTCATGTTCAG AGTGGACGGCCATCCCTGAAGCTGCTCGCAGAGGAAATCCTGGGGATCAGGGTGCAGCAGGCAGAGCACTGTTCG ATTCAGGATGCCCAGGCGGCAATGAGGCTGTACGTCATGGTGAAGAAGGAGTGGGAGAGCGTTGCCCGAGACAGGCGCCCCGCAGCCGCTGCTCCAGCCCGTGGCAGTGACGACATCTAG
- the STKLD1 gene encoding serine/threonine kinase-like domain-containing protein STKLD1 codes for MERYQILDQLNPGALGVNLVVEETETKEKRVIKQVNCIDEHHANKALEELMPLLTLQHAHISIYQELFIMWKGEISSLFLCLVMEYNKESFQKVIEEKREARTIIDSEWMQNMLGQVLDALDYLHQLDIIHRNLKPSNIILVSSNHCKLQDLSCNALMTDEAKWNIRAEEDPLQKSWMAPEALKFSFSQKSDIWSLGCIILDMASCSFMNKTEAMLLRKSIRTVPEGLRHVLRTMKERKIPNATTFSSLLPSMLRIDPSERVTVRDVTQITFVRSDFRSSLTLDGEALPTSIINMLLEGNMASILELMQNFSSQPEVQLRAMTRLLRMKEADLGLPWPLELVEVLVTIMKQHERILDIQLCACSLLLRILGGALARDPAAEMPSDSSVTSVLLSITRSHPKTEQLLVMVYSLLTIISSQDSQSATEELQQAGLFEHILEHLGTFSRNRDICVKGLSLLWVLLVDAVIVNKAPLEKAPVLIAEVLATYPTDVEMAEAGCAVLWLLSLLGCIKEEQFEEVAALFLQSIQLCQDRVLLVNNAYRGLASLAKVSELVALHVVMPKEGSSGLVLIKETYQLYRDDPEVVENVCMLLAHLASYSEPPEVPMHLTGVPACTRHCADAQLLSPRGGMQLTLSLSGKGTQSCPVGLLGSAPASGTSALPTEEVLSELASSGIQALVQEIHGRFTSSLVRVAGLCSQARAARVQGPRAGLCGTDRGHCGWFLVTVPVILSTMGLK; via the exons GTGAACTGCATTGACGAGCATCACGCCAACAAGGCCCTGGAGGAG CTGATGCCGCTGCTGACACTTCAGCACGCCCACATCTCCATCTACCAGGAGCTGTTCATAATGTGGAAGGGCGAG atctcctctctgttcctctgcctggTGATGGAGTACAACAAGGAAAGCTTCCAGAAGGTCATtgaggagaagagggaggcaaggaccatCATTGACTCTGAG TGGATGCAGAACATGCTGGGCCAGGTGCTGGACGCTCTGGACTACCTGCATCAGTTGGACATCATCCACAG GAACCTCAAGCCCTCCAACATCATCCTTGTCAGCAGCAACCACTGCAAACTGCAGGACCTGAGCTGCAATGCGCTGATGACCGATGAAGCCAAGTGGAACATCCGTGCGGAGGAAG ACCCCCTTCAGAAGTCCTGGATGGCCCCCGAAGCCCTCAAATTCTCCTTCAGCCAGAAATCTGACATCTGGTCCCTGGGCTGCATCATTCTTGACATGGCCAGCTGCTCCTTCATGAAT AAAACAGAAGCCATGCTTCTGCGCAAGTCCATCCGGACTGTCCCGGAGGGCCTGAGGCACGTTCTGAGGACCATGAAGGAGAGGAAGATCCCCAATGCAAcaaccttctcttccctcttacCTTCGATGCTCCGGATTGACCCCTCAGAGCGAGTAACCGTCAG GGATGTGACACAGATCACCTTTGTGAGGAGCGATTTCAGGTCCTCGCTCACGCTGGACGGGGAGGCGCTGCCTACATCCATCATCAACATGCTGTTAGAAGGCAACATGGCCAGCATTTTAG AGCTCATGCAGAACTTCTCCAGCCAACCTGAAGTCCAGCTCAGGGCCATGACAAGGCTCCTGAGAATGAAGGAAGCTGACCTAG GTCTGCCATGGCCGCTGGAGCTGGTGGAGGTGTTGGTCACCATCATGAAGCAACACGAGAGGATCCTTGACATACAGCTGTGTGCCTGCTCCCTGCTGCTGCGCATCCTGGGCGGAG CACTGGCACGGGACCCAGCAGCCGAGATGCCAAGTGACAGCTCCGTCACCTCTGTCCTGCTGAGCATCACGCGGAGCCACCCCAAGACAGAGCAGCTCCTGGTCATGGTCTACAGCCTGCTCACCATCATCTCCAGCCAGG ACAGTC AATCTGCTACAGAGGAGCTGCAGCAGGCTGGGCTGTTTGAGCACATCCTGGAGCATCTGGGCACCTTCTCCAGGAACAGGGACATCTGCGTCAAGGGCCTGAGCTTGCTCTGGGTCCTGCTGGTGGACG CTGTCATCGTGAACAAGGCCCCCTTGGAGAAAGCCCCAGTCCTCATTGCTGAGGTGCTAGCCACCTACCCCACAGATGTGGAGATGGCCGAGGCTGGCTGTGCAGTCCTCTGGCTGCTGTCCCTGCTAG GCTGCATAAAGGAGGAGCAGTTTGAAGAGGTGGCAGCACTGTTCCTGCAAAGCATCCAGCTGTGCCAGGACAGAGTCCTGCTGGTGAACAACGCCTACcggggcctggccagcctggcaAAGGTGTCCG agctGGTGGCGCTGCATGTGGTGATGCCCAAGGAGGGCAGCAGTGGCCTGGTCCTGATCAAGGAGACATACCAGCTCTACAGGGATGACCCAGAGGTGGTGGAGAACGTCTGCATGCTGCTGGCCCACCTCGCCTCCTACAGTGAGCCCCCTGAAGTTCCTATGCACTTGACTGGAGTGCCCGcctgcaccaggcactgtgctgatgCCCAGCTCCTGAGTCCCAGGGGTGGCATGCAGCTCACGCTGAGCCTGAGTGGGAAGGGGACACAGTCTTGTCCTGTTGGCCTCCTCGGAAGTGCCCCAGCCTCAGGAACCTCTGCTCTGCCCACAGAGGAGGTCCTGTCCGAGCTGGCGTCCAGCGGCATCCAGGCCCTGGTCCAGGAGATCCACGGGCGCTTCACCTCCAGCCTGGTGCGTGTGGCAGGCCTCTGCAGCCAGGCTCGGGCGGCCCGAGTCCAGGGCCCTAGAGCAGGTCTATGTGGAACTGACCGGGGTCACTGTGGGTGGTTCTTAGTGACCGTTCCTGTAATTCTGTCTACAATGGGGCTAAAGTAA